The Sabethes cyaneus chromosome 3, idSabCyanKW18_F2, whole genome shotgun sequence DNA window TTCATGCCAAGTAAAACCTGCCGCGTTAGTCAGAAAGTAGAACGGCCAACGGTGGCACAAAGTAACAAAAACGAATCTAACAATGCGCGGACCAGTTTCTCCAAGGGTGCGCGTTTTCgaagttgaaatttgaaaaaaaaagcttgatttggaaaacaaaaataagcatATGAACCTTTCTTCGAGGCTTGCGGATAAATTTGAGGTGCAAGCAAGAAGATGCATCATTTAAGTAGAAAATTTGCTGTATTATCGCAGCTGGAAGTTGTCCTATTGGATCGTCTTTTCTAATTGGAATTTCGAGCAGCTCACATGTCTTTCTAAAGTGCTCTAGATTTGTATTTTCTATACGGTTCAACCTCAAACTGAGGAGAGTGCATGCCGAAGCcaaatttttgaaacttttgCACTTTTCTCTTTATCAAGTTAAGTGTCTTTATCAAGTTAAGTGTAAGTGTAGTACCAAAGATAGTCAGCAAGACCTACCGGCGACTTTCACCAGCAAACATATACATTTTCTACATGCTATTTAATTAACACAAAACTGTAAAATTCCGCTGCACGTAAATTCGACATCAAAGGACCAGGACCAGTTTGTCTATCAAATTGCGTTTAATTTCAATGATTACAGAGATATTAAAAATCCTTTTTGACAGTACACAGTTGAAATAATCATAAATAATTATCTCAGAAAGCTCCGGAGTACTGGCCGGATTGCACTTTTTGGGAACGACtgacagggatggcacctcctcagaagaaaaaaagtgaagagaaaaattcaaactgtgctcagtcttcaacgcgatttattctgctccgtttcattttaactgtgctctttcttgctgaacgcagttgtatgagcaaccgcacactgtgctactcattgaggagaatgttaatacactttgaataagttgatgcgatgcgctgacgtatgacaactacgggtagttttaacatgggtagtgcgttgagaaaaaacgactaTTGTCAGTAGCGATCATtaccatcagaaaaatattaatccattaatgcagttgaatcatgattcttacatttagtatattcagttgagtttggctgcccgtgaacgcaactgcatcatatggttaggcatgtcacaacggcaacagtgcgaaaaatgttatttagatatggcaacatttgaattcccatacatatGCTTCTTGTcgcgtaccaacaggaaagtcccattataaacaaaggcaattctccgctaagattcaaaatataacgacttttgattgtcttgacgcctctgagtctatagctgctgtacgcgcaccggttgttttgtttccaggtttactgctgtagctaccgagaggaccgggagcaaaaccgaaagttgctcatttaaagagcgcattaagaaatttttctgcacgttagtttttctcattgtgtttagtctgtttctcattgtgtggatttacttctcatttctgaaagcagttctgctcattgtgtggaacaaaaaaagttgcactttttgcacaatgagtgaggaaataacaagcctgacgACTGTAacccattgtcgttgtaccgcTATTTGGCCGAATTTGAATAGTGGTAGTCTGGCAACCCGGGCCAGAAAAAATCGGATACATTGCGTTTTGTAACAGCAGAAATAAGCGGCAAAATTATCCTCCACACATATTTGAGTTACTACCTACTAAGATGATCTGAAATAGTTATTgattgaaacaaaaatgattTCTTTCTGTCTTCAACCTGCCACTAGAGGGTTAGTCTAAGTTCGCTCATTTCATTTGGGTCATGGTCAACTCTACTtggcaggcttgttatttcctcactcattgtgcaaaaagtgcaactttttttgttcaacacaatgagcagaactgctttcagaaatgagaaataaatccacacaatgagaaacagactaaacataatgagaaaaactgacgggcagaaaaacttcttaatgcgctctttaaatgagcaactttcggtccTCTCGGttgctacagcagtaaacgtgaaaacaaaacaaccggtgcgcgtacagcaactatagactcagaggcgtcaagacaatcaaaagtcgttaaattttgaatcttagcagagaattacctttgtttataatgggactttcctgttggtgcgcgtcaagaagcaaatgcatgggaattccaatgttgtcatatcaaaataacatttttcgcactgttgccgttgtgacatgcctaactatatgatgcagttgcgttcacgtgCAGCCAAAcccaactgaatatactaaatgtaagaatcatgatgcAACTGCATTAacggattaatatttttctgatggcaatgaccgctactgacaatagtcgttttttctcaacgcactacccatgttaaaactacccgtagttgtcatacgtcagcgcatcgcatcaacgtattcaaagtgtattaacattctcctcaatgagtagcacaatgtgctgttgctcatacaactgcgttcagcaagaaagagaaaagttaaaacaaacgacgactggcttgttagaccagtttcGTACCGCAAGGTCAACTGTGGAGCCTCTCTCACGGAAAATTGGAGAGAGGGAGCTCCAAATCTGTGGCCATCGGCTTACGGCACATAATCCCTGCGTGAGTTCTACTTTTCGGCTCCGTAAAGACTTTACACCCCAGTAAGAATTGTCGGACGGACGTCGTCCGACATATGCCAGCTTTATGCTGTTACCGTTTCGCTTCTTTACCCTATACCCATAGGTATGATTACAGAAAAACGCAACTAGATAGTAGTATACTAGAGTTCGGTATGAATTGGTTTATATAATTTTAGAGGTAGGTTGGGTACGCGTTTAATTGGCTGTTAAAATAATATGGTTATAaattaaaatgaatataaataaaCTTAAAATCCTAGAGACTAAATGAAATATATACAGTAGGAAacgattaaagctaaattaaaaTTCCTCCGAGTTATCATAAGGTTGACTCCTTATGCCCATAGAATCaataaagtgtcgttttgcttcaccgattgactgtcctgccgaaaacataaagtttaaCAGAGATAAAAACACaaagtaaacaatacactcgaaactacttctacccaagtTTTCAAGTGAAAAtatccaatgggtaattttctacagcgtttttttccgtgatgcaattttatGTGGGTCACCCTTTAACCTTCATGGGCATTTCTATCTATTCGCAGATTTCCAGGACATCCACGTGATGATCTTCATCGGTTTCGCCTTTCTGATGACCTTCCTCAAGCGCTACGGATTCAGCGCATCCGGTCTCAACCTGCTGGTCGGAGCCCTAGTGATCCAGTGGGCCATCATAATGCGCGGCTGTTACGAAATGGAACACGGCAAGATACCGCTGTCATTGGATAACCTGATCGGGGCCGATATTGCTGCGGCAGCCGTcctgattagtatgggagcacTGCTTGGCCGTACCACTCCGCTGCAGTTGTTGATCTTGGGTATCATAGAAATTGCAGTGTTCGCGGCCAACGAGTACCTTCAGTTGGAACTGATGAAAGTCACCGACGTGGGCGGTTCTATTACTGTGCATGCTTTTGGAGCATACTTCGGACTGGCTGTGAGCTTCGTTATGAGACCGAAGAAAGAGGATGCCAAGGCCGGACCAATGGAGTGTTCCTCGTACAGTTCGGATATTACGGCAATGATCGGGACCATTTTTCTGTGGATTTTCTGGCCAAGTTTTAACTCGGCTTTGGTAGATGGTGCCCAACAGGAACGAGCCATTATCAATACCTATCTGTCGCTGGCTGCCTGCACCGTAACGGCGTTCGTAGTTTCGGGATTGGTTTCACATGAGAAAAAGTTCGATATGGTACACGTGCAGAATTCAACACTGGCTGGAGGAGTGGCAGTGGGTTCGATTTGTAATTTGATTATTCATCCCTTTGGAGCACTGTTGGTGGGTTTCATAGCCGGAGTAATCTCAGTTTTAGGATACAGATTTTTAACTGTAAGTAGAGAAATTGATAAGGTAATACAAGGTAacaaattttaaccaatttttTAATTCATAGCCATCGATACTTTCGAATCTTCGGATAGCAGATACGTGTGGGGTAAATAATCTCCACGGTATGCCGGCACTACTTTCGGCAGTGTTCTCCGCCATATATGCTTCACTAGCAACATCTGAAACATACGGAAGCTCTCTCATAGAAATTTTCCCTGCAATGGAAGCAGTCACTCCTGCGATGAACTCCACTGTCACCGGGGAATCAAGCAAAGAAATGCATGAATTTATCATTGGGGTCTGAACAtgcgaatattttattttgaactTATGTGAACAGAGAAATTACTTCTAATCTCATTTCAGGGTTACGGCCGAAGTGCAGCAAAACAAGGTGCATACCAGCTATCGGCTATTTTATTGACAGTGTTGATTGCCATTGTTGGTGGATTATTCACAggtaatttagttttaaaatcaCCAATAATGAATAAGCTAACACTACTAACTGACCATTTCTAAACTAACATTTACGCATCTAACCCAATAAGGCCTAGTATTAAGAAGTCAATACGTCGGTGGTGTGCTGCCAGCTAAACAACTTTTCCAGGACGATTTGTGGTGGGCGGTGGAACCGCTAGAAATTAAAGTTGAGACGTTTACTTCATCGCCTCGCCCAATACCTTCACTACACATGTCAAACGCCCAGGTTCCGTTTCTGATTCTCAAAGcggatttaatttttaaaagagcAAAGAAAAAATATCGCAAGTAATGATTAGGACCTCGTGGCATTCTGTTGTtaaaaattttcacaaaaattgGCTTGGTGCGTGTCCTGATTGCATTACATGTGACATTGTTGCTTTCGAAAATCGAGCACCGTGAAGGAAACATTCACTTCAATGCACTCCCTTTTTTCACAGGCCTAGTTCTAAAGTCGCCGACGGTTCGTCAATTGGAAAAAGATGAGTTGCATAAGGACGATGCATACTGGGAAACACCCACGGAATCAATTGCAAGCTCCACCTGAAATGGGCTTTTTGCAGAAGAATCTACCCGacagtatttgtatttgtaataaATTTTACTCACaattaaatgttttgaaaaatcaacacgctgtttatgatttatgatcaCATAATTGTAAGCAAAATATATCGCTTTTATCATCAAAGTTTCTACTGAAAGTGGAAATGCAGAACAGCggaaataaattaaatgaaaacCACAAAACAATTACCCTATGCTGACATTCGCAGATTATTGTCAATATATAAATCACCCACAATAACCATTAATCCAATTTGCTGTCATCGGGCTCGAAAATAGAAGACTGCAAAGTAGACAAGATAATTGACATCACAAATTTCAGAGGTAAAAACCAGGCTATGATAGCCGCAATTCACGATACGACATCGATTTTTGACACCCGAAAAAAATAGTTGATTGGCTTTGTTCGGTCAATGCCAACTAAAATTACGCTAACGCCTATCTCATTAGTTAACGGAATTTGCATGCGGTTCCTTTATGCGTGCCGTAATAGGGATAAATACGACAATAATACGGTTCATAAAAAAACAAGCAATTTTTAGTGGAATCTGTTATATTCAAGAAAGCTCGCTTTCTTACGAAATTTGTTTCTTTGTTTCCATGTTAAATCAAAGCACCTGACCAAACTCGAGGAGCTAACTAAGTGCTGGCTGTCTGTCTAGCCAGCACTAATAGGAAACAGGAACGCGAATGTATTTAGCACACCCCCGAAGCCTTACGGTGCAGTGGCTGCTAATTTCCATTAACACAGTTGCGTTGCTAAGAAGTGTGAATCGTTGAACTGGCAGCTAACAACACAAAGGCTTCCTAGGCTAACCCATGCGGATGTTTGATCTGaatagatttatttttttccgaGTTTCAGAATTGAAAATGATTTTAGAGCACGCATAATTCCAAAATTAAAGTAAATTGAGAATAGCTCATTTAATTATAAACCGAAAGCGGGTTGAAAAAAACACTCTCGTTTGAATAATCGTATAATGAGGGCGTTCGAGTAAAAAAATGAGGTTTCAGTACGGAATATGACCAAAAATGTTGAAACGTCGAAATCAAACGTTCAAACCGCTAAACAACATTCGAATCTGCGAATCCATCGGCAGAAACAGAGGCAGCTAAAACAAATCCCAAAATAAGGAGTATCAAACAGGTCCAGAGTATGAAAACTGTACGATAAAGCATCGTAGCTGGAAATTCCAAGTGCATAATAATGGACGACAAAACATACGTCacattcaaatttaattccttGTCACAGTATTATACAGTTCGAGAAGGACAAGGAACCAGTCTAAAACATCCATCCATGTCGAGAAATTTGGTAAAAAGATTATTCAACGAACAATATGTCAAAAGGCCCAATGAGCAAATGAGCGATTCTCTTTaagtctcctctcttacgttaGTCTTCTTACAGCGGCATAAacgcatttcaacccaatttttctcAAAGATTAGCTGACCaataacgccagcaaccgtttcatgctAAACAGATGCATTCAAGTACATTAGCGGGTAAGCGTCAGAGACgagacacaaagagaatctctcatttgcagatcgGACCTTTTGATATGTTGCTCGAGATTTGTGGCTGCTAAAATATCTCAACTGATCATTACAACTGAGGTATGAAATAAGGAGAGTCACCTagaaggagcgtcaaatatagctctgaCTCTTTAAATGCCCTGCCTAGCGCATCCTCGAAAATCTACGTCAAACGATGACGATCGATGGCCGTGGACGAGTTCTACGACAAACTCGGGGAGTTAAGGACACATGAGTGAGTCCTTACGAATTGCAGGAAAATAATAATGTTTTATAGCAACTGAATTCATGAAACATTTGAGCAGGAATGGTTCGATTTTTTTACTTgcctattttttttgtttacctttGATTCATTTCAGAGTCATtcaatcagagttttgtcatttggttcggtgttaagtcagaccgaaccaagtgacaaaactctgatttcgagaaaaacgcgttcaaaatttgctaCTCTACATGGTTTAAAGGTATCAATCTTTCggaatcatctcataactctagctgtttgcaacatttatgtaaacTGATTAGCATAAAATGTAGCTTGGAAAtctcttgatcgtttgctgtcactaactcatttgttttaaattttacgaCTTGGTCCGATCTAATTAAACACGGCCCGTTTGAATAAgttgtatatgggacatttgttaGTATCTAATCTAGCTACTAGTTGATTGCCCGATCTAACTCGGGTCCTATTttcatctgttattgtaaattctcataatgcaagaaacaaacagCTTTTTCTCGTTTAAATGTGTCTAATTCCTATGGCAATTTTTCTCCGGTtatcccccagccacttgtaaatctgtcttctcgATAATCCCTATAAATTGACACAAAGtcttttttacgttattgaacCTCCTCCTTGTTAATGACCACCCTATTCCccttttcagaaatccagcaacttgtacaactgctatcgttccaaatacaagagaaacgtaaccctttacccatttgaaccttcttCTTGTAAAAGACTGCCAACCCCCTTACTTACTTTTGTCAAAATtgatacaactttgtcaaaatttgctcagctgagacggtactgtcaaatggaacaaaattgagTCGAAGTGATCGGACCATCTCTGGTTTGACCTAAATTATTCAAGAACGCTACTCTCGGCTTTCGCTCCTAGTCTTTTATCATCCATATTTGTTTTTCCGCCTTTCATCTTCCATTTTTTGtcgtttgatttttttgttcataATTTTCTATCGTATTCTAGTCATTTTTCGTTAGTTTTTCAAATACCTGTTACTCTGTGTTTTTAATCCTTTTTAACATCTGGCTTTCTGGCACCTTCATGTGATTTTTTTGTGCCTATTTTGGTTGCTCTTGATGGCGTGTTTTTGTCTCGTCGTTGTTCTGCTTTGGAATTTATTGTCGCTTCTCTGGTGATGTTTCAGTgtctttttatcaaatttatgacatttaccgctgtctttttgtcatctctttgttgtcttttcttcgaaTTCGTCATCTTTTCCTTTTCTATCATCTTTACAGgatctttttgccatctttccattGTATTTTCATCGTCTTATCATCATTTTTAACGTTAATTTTCAAccttttttgtcgcttttttgacAGCGACAGTgacaaaaacggtaaaatttttgttttgtaaaataTCAGAGACAGCTGACCCTAAAATCCATCCGAAAGTATGGCTGTTCCTCAGCGGAGCTCGAACCTGTCATCAAGAGACGCGAAAAAATGGCTGGAATTTGGCAATCATAGGTCCAAAAACCTAAGCAAAGTACTGGTCCATGGCGCTAAGCAAGATCTAGAGGCTAGAAacaggcaaaaaaaaattttgattttatatatgATGAAACGTACTGCGAGGCCGTTTTCGAACATTTCCCTCGTTCGATAAGCAGAGTCGGCAAAAAGGTCGAAGTGTAGTTGTAGCTGTTGACTGAAAAGTGACGCTATCGAGACTTCTAGAGCCAAGAACCAAGATATTTATCAAAGGAGTGTTTCAAGCAGATTGCCATTGCCATTCGATCAAATAgtagtggtacaacgacaatggcgtcactgaGCTCCCTAAGGAAGGAGTGGATTCCAGATTGTATCCCAGATTGATTGAGGAATACTAGtcggttttctgtttttttgtcaTTATGATTCATCTGACATTTAATGTCTTAATGAATTTACCAGTATAAAACCTTAATTCATGGCATGGCAGATCtagaaaacttatttttaaaacagTGATGGGGTTCGTTAAAAATATACATCTCTTCCACCAACGAATGCAGACGCGAATGCATGCCGTGACTGGTTCATTATATCCGAAAGATAATCTATGTAAATCGGGAAAAGCAGTGTATCGGGACGTAATGTCCTTTGCGAGGCCCGCAAATTCAAAGCCCAAAGCAGCCAGGGGGAGTCGATCTTACTATCCAATCAGTATTGCTTGTTGAATGGTTCGTCGTCGTGGTTCGTTCGATGTAATGTATCTAATCTTAGTCGTCAACATCGGTCAGGGTACGAAGAAAGGTCAGATGGGTTGCGCTATTGAAAATGCTTTAAAACCAGCCTGATAGAACGTTTCTGGATGCGATCGATTCGAATGCTCCAATATGCTTGATGTAAGCACCAAACTACATATATCGTCTTTAGGCAGTGAGGACCGGTAAAAtcctttgcaattttcgaaataaatcACAACTGACGAGGAGTTTCAAAGTGAAAATAGAAGCTGGCTGCAAACTAAGTAAGAAAACAGCTGGTGCAAAGGTAACAGACCTAATTCTACTTTCCTCTGACACAACCAAGACTCTGACACATTCAAGACTAGAACCTTATTTTTCATACCTATACGCAGTCGAAGATTTGCTTAAAGTAGAGGTGTTGAGGACgctgcccagataacacaaaatcgtaacagaaagttcacattaaatcgttttcatgtcaatttcacattggaattgtataatgattagagtatgtcaaatcgaagtgaacaataagttgctttgcagtcgtgcgtgtcttcatatgcaattcatgactgtgaattacaaagcagtatagatgattgcaatatttgattacatcttaatcatatattcaggagtatttagctgcgtgttataaaaactacgcaaaatagaattacaaataattgtcaaaattttcgcacgtatatcgcctccactttggtacatgttcttatatggcgtgaaactttttcgttcagatatgatttcgtatatctcagttgcaatcgagatgtacaaaccaaatggtttactgggtgatAGTTGTTTACGTGACACCATTCTGCAAATTGGGTAATAATGCTTTGCAGTAGTAGATCTTTCACAAAACAAACATCACTAAAACAAGTTACTAAGTTACTTCCATGTACGATTCAGTAGAAACTAACTTTACTAAGACCTGCCCATTGATTACGTGCGTTTGAAGCCGGCAGATGCTGCCAAACGATTCAGTTTTCAAAATTGGCAGAGTTATACGCATTTACAACCTTTTATTTGAACCAGTGAATAACATATTTGTTCCCATAACATGCCACCTTATTGAAGGACGACGTTCTCCCAATGTCGAATGTTTCAAAAAACTATAAAggactagaggacccggcgcgcgttgctacgccattctaaaaaggggatacatgcataatcctgaatatttgattaattgtaatcttgcaaccaagagctttctttttgacaacccaaggtattcctaaatcatgccgcaaatttctaatccaacgcatcagcatttgtgactcgagcagcaagtccaacgtaacgatttgggttttattaccaacccttaaaatggtaatgttggcaaaatcgtaataaaatatcagtgcagttcgattgaaatcagttgaaaactggtcagaaaccataagcaaagccatgggtttataccgtctttagacattacccttctttatcgacagacttcgcagccggctgttagagtacaggaaaattacggggccagtgcaacgatcctattgactctaactagcaagcaccgcctagccgagattcgaacatacgacgactagcttgttagaccagcatcgtacctcgaagctaactgggcgagtTCAGAAGTTTCAGTTGGGTCAGAAACCATAAGCTTAGTGcaatctcaacattattttcttcatattttcatttcaacaatgtattttgtttttaaaataagtattatattatcttacttttatttaatttgacccattatctaggcttcaccgatatattcttaacaattttgttccaaatttatcttatattttagtatggacggcaacacgcgagttcgattactttttgaatattgcaaaaaattcggtttaatttgtatgagaactCTCCTCCCTCCCAGAAGGAagaggaatctcaatacgccatagaaaaaatttttgcctccagtaacccccaaattcatttgcttgagtaatagtcgagttatggggaaatttgtgttttatttgtatgggagcccccctcttagaagaaggaggTTTATCAatctatcatagaaaaaaaaattctacctccaaaaacattcacatgccaaatttggtgccatttgcttgattggttcccgagttataaagaaatttgtctttcatttgtattgaagcccccccccttctaaagggagaggggtttcaaacaaccatagaaaaaaatcctgtctctagaaacccctcataccaaatttggttccatttgcttgattaatagtcagtttatgaggaaatttttgttttatttgtatgggagcccccctctgaGAGGAAgaagggttctcaatctaccatagaaaaaatttctgcctccaaaaaccttcgcacgccaaacttggttccatttgcttgattagttcccgagttataaagaaatttgtgttccatttgtatgggagcccccccttctagaggggggaggggtctcaaaccatgctaacaacattcctcacatcaaacgcaatgtgtataCCAAGTTTCaacaaaatccgtcgagcggtttgcgagtctataccggacacacgaacagcatttcattcttatatatatagatattcgaagaatatataaaatttatactatgcatacacacatacatacatacatacatacatacatacatacatacatacatacatacatacatacatacgtacatacatacatacgtacgtacatacatataatatatatatatatatatatatatatatatatatatatatatatatatatatatatatatatatatatatatatatatatatatatatatatatataaaatgaTAGCTAATGATAAATTATAAACTTGTATTCACTTCATATCAAGTGGCAagtttgtatgaatttcatcatttaaatagattaaaaataatcaaattttcaaatgtttgAATCAATATCAAATTTAATTGTGCattatgtaaaaattacgtatgCAGACGCAGTCATAATGTTGCTGGTTTTATTATACCCCAGAGTTCAAAAAAGTTGATAACTGATGCACAAAATTTCAATCACACTGcgatattgaaaaatataaatatatgtGTGATACAAATACATCTCTCAAACtcctagaaaaaaaaacataaaaccgTATGTGGACAAGTATTGTcatatttatattaaatttacatAACAACTATGTATGCGACGTCAAagcttttcatatttttctcgAGCGAAGTGGAAAGAAAATCACAGCGAAAATATCACAAAAGAAGGATGCCTATAGCTCGATATGATTGAAAGAAAACTGAAATACACACAGAACAGTACAGTGCAAAATCGAAACGAAGAAAGTCGACACACAGAACGGAGCTAATTTAGTTGCGCTCGCACACCTGTCGCGGTATGTACACATACTGGAGCAGCTGAAAGTCTCAACTGAAAGATACACGCCAGCCTGGGCAGGACAAGTGGGTCCACACGCGGCTATACCGCACCCGAGTCAGTCAGTTCGCTATAACCAACCagcaagccagccagccagccagccaggcaCGGTGGTTATAGAACAATTGAAATTCCATCCGTTAAATCGATACACTACAGCTAGTCGTACGGTAGTCTAATGAACCACCGAAGGAAACCGGAGACCGAATGGATTCGCATCGCATAAACGTAAGCTATCAATTTTGTTGTTCACACGACGAATGCACATGTGAAACGCACGAGACACACGAACCGCATACAATGCTGCAAGTGGTTTTAGATCAGGATTCATAGCTAGACGTGCAAACAAACGACAGACGCAGTGAGAGTGCCACTTCGGTTATCGATAATGATCAATACTTATAGCGAAAAGTgggaaaataaaaagaaatgcagACACACATGTGAGCAGTGCACTGGAAAATAGAAAACCTAATGAACATGAGAACAATGTAACGGAAAATAGTGTACGGTTGTTGGGATGTCGATGTGCTATACTTAGGGAAGCCTATCGTGTAAGATAAGGTTATTTTCGTCTGTGCCAACCAAGCAG harbors:
- the LOC128742582 gene encoding ammonium transporter Rh type A codes for the protein MHTPGSSSAGYVLLLIVQLVFIIVFGFFTDYSESILPKNVTNIASEAAVEEKPLPKYPHFQDIHVMIFIGFAFLMTFLKRYGFSASGLNLLVGALVIQWAIIMRGCYEMEHGKIPLSLDNLIGADIAAAAVLISMGALLGRTTPLQLLILGIIEIAVFAANEYLQLELMKVTDVGGSITVHAFGAYFGLAVSFVMRPKKEDAKAGPMECSSYSSDITAMIGTIFLWIFWPSFNSALVDGAQQERAIINTYLSLAACTVTAFVVSGLVSHEKKFDMVHVQNSTLAGGVAVGSICNLIIHPFGALLVGFIAGVISVLGYRFLTPSILSNLRIADTCGVNNLHGMPALLSAVFSAIYASLATSETYGSSLIEIFPAMEAVTPAMNSTVTGESSKEMHEFIIGGYGRSAAKQGAYQLSAILLTVLIAIVGGLFTGLVLKSPTVRQLEKDELHKDDAYWETPTESIASST